The Vitis vinifera cultivar Pinot Noir 40024 chromosome 1, ASM3070453v1 DNA segment acaattaaaaacaaatgattTCTCACGCTCTTCATTTGGATTGTTTGATACACGGACTATTTATTTGTCTGTCTTAAAGTTTTCTATTTCtacaattattcaaaataataatgatattatcgTCATGTTGTTGTTGTAATAGCTCTTTGATCTCGGAGCTCATACACCTCTCATAGTgctttatgaaaaataaaacaaataatagaaTAACCACTATCCATTTAAAAAGTAGAGTTCATtatgaaatgaaatttcaaaaaaaaataaaaataccacctttaaatttatgatattggCAATTATATAtgagtaaaattttaaaagaaaagggaattGTGATATAATGACTCGTACCCaatcatgtaaatattatttgttttgagtTTAGAAGAACATTCATGACTCTAAAAGTCGTCCACAAGGTGAAAAggaattcatatttatatagtatTGGAAACTTTTTCTCCTATCTGATATGAGATATCATAAACACTTTCCTTTCATGCAGATACAACATTTTTATTGTATCCTATAAGATTATGAAATCATTATGaagtcaaaaaaataaacacttcTTATAAGATTAAACAAACTCTTATATCAAATCAATGATTATACTATTTGTAACAACTCATATATAATCGTGTAATTATTATTTGTTCTGAAGATAAATGGGTCTCACGACTTTACAACGATTAAGACAGATTTATTCTTATATAgtattataaactttttcttCTACAAGACATGAAATATCACATGCTATACATAATAAGTCAGCTTCATGGGTGGGCGGGGCACATGGGGAAGGAGTTTGTGAGATGTATCAGTGTCACGGTTTGCCCCACCACGTGGCTTTGCTAGTGCCAATGTGTCATGCATTCTTTCTCACCTCTAATACTCTAGCTTATACTTACCACTGAAAATGACACGTCAACAAACGCCATCATCCCTTCTCACAAAACCTGTAGCTCTTGTCCCTTCTGGATGTTGATTCCACCTGCAAACAACTGCTTACTCGAGAAAAGTCATAGCAAACATGGTTAGTTCAcataatatttgattaattataaattaacttTTGTATATATTGCCACGCAGCCTTGAGGGCCCAGGCAATTAATCATCTTAAAATTTGTACAATTAAAATCTAAGTTAAGAGGAGAACTTATCCATAGCCAACAATGTTGAAGGAGGTGTTCCCACACGTAAATCCAAGGACAGCATTAATTgatgtttttggtttttgagtGAAGTGACAAAACAGAGAACTTAATGGGCAGGGAAGTGGGAATGTCTTATCCTTAGGGCGGGGCCATGTGCACACCGAAAGGCAGAACCTTGATGGGGGTTGAACTTCCATAACCCGAGAACGTACTGAGGGCGTCCGCGTTCATAGCTGAGGTCTTCCAGTGCTAGGTGTCATGGTTCAAATTCTAATTTATGccatatatgaaaaaaatcagaTATACGTAAGAGGAGTACAAATGGATAAAACATTCAAGCAACAAATGATAGGCATGTGAGAGCTTCTCATTAATACATAGGAATATCAATCACTTGAAAGCACATCACAACCTAATAAATAGCTGGCATAGAAAGCTACTTGCTAATATCGATGTGAAAACCTCTCAATTTAATGTTCAACTGCAGATGTCGCATATGGGGTTCCCTTAACCATATTTTGGTCTGTTTCCCTTTAATTGATTACCATTTCATATTCTCAGCTAAAAAATTCAACATACTACACAAATTTCATGTTAAGACATGTTCCCAGTGAAGTTCGCCGCATTCCATTTTGACTTGGTTTAAATATATACTTCACAAATTCTTGTGTCTTCTAAGTTTCTTTGTCTTCCACATCACTTGCTTGTGCTGGCCAACTTGATTGAATTATCATTATATTGACCTGATATATGGTTGAACCACCAAGGCCCTAAGCCTTATCCTCAGGCCACTGTTTCAATTCAGCTAAGTGGATATATACGAGTGGAATCAAGCTAATTAATTGAGGGAGTCAGCTAATTATACATATGGAAAAGTATATACCACTAAGTAAAGATGTGATCCAGCCAAGATCCAATCAACATGGAAACAAATCATGAATGATGGTTTCTTAAAATGCTAATGGAAATAGGATTCAATACAAGAATCATATTACTTTTCTACGGGGAGCATCTAATGTGTGTATTGAATTATGATTCAGTTTAGAGCTTCAATGTACATTTTAAATGTCTATATATACTTATGAGGAAAAAGGGTGTTAgcaccaaaaaataaaagattaaaaagggAGTGTGATGCATAAATTCCATCATGATCAACAATTAACAATCCTGTAAAATACTAAGAATATCTGATTGTTGGTTGTGGGTGAGTACAAGTCCCCTCTCTGCCCTTCCTCTTTGGGGCTAGGCATGCCTTGACTTGCAATGATCATTTTATAGCCATGGTGTATGACTTGATGGAAATTAGAAGGTGATCATTTTCGGTCAATTTGTAGAATATATATACCGGGAATTTTTAACGACGTCTCTGGTGATCTTCACCTCCTAGATGCATCCATGACACAACTCCTCCAGTGTGCAGTACTCGGGCTTCTTCTCAATGGGCGAAGGCTTTATCTTCCCGGTTGAGTTGGAGTACATGATGGGTCGGGTGGTCCTTCTGCAGCTTACGTATACCCTTTTTGCAAGTGTAGCTTGGAAGGCAGCTGCATAGAAGGTTGTTCCAGGGGTTGAGGTGTGAGTCCTAGGGTCCCCAGGAGAAGGGTCGGAAGTGACGTAATCATCCATGCTTCGGTTCTTCCAGAAAGTTCTACATGCTGTAGGATCATGATCACCGTGGTTTACCTCGTGGTTTTCTCCCAAGCTGTGAAATGTATATGCATGTCTCTTCTTGTCTGGTGCTCTTAATTGAGCGCCGGCCCAAATGagtttaaaaggaaaaaacaaggaaatagATTAATGATGCATCCATGATCCGTCCTAGTAAACCTATCATTTTTGGTATATGTATCAAGATACAAATAAGGTTAACCTTGATTAATCATGCATATATAGCTGAGGAAGCAAACGGGAGAGATGGGATTAGGCTTGTGGCTTTCAATTATTTGATGTCCTTCTATACATCCTGAAGTTGAAATTGAGCCTTCGAACTTGGGTTAAAAAGTCCTATTTGTGAAAGAAATAATGCATGATTAGCCAAATATAAAACTTCTTTTGTGGACTTTTATTAGCAAATCCGGTTTAAACAAAACAGGGacacgttttttttttgttctttttggaacattaatcttatatatataataacataCCAAAGCTTTCctacacaaaaacaaaatttaattcacTCTTTGTTGGAATTGGGGTAGAAGTTGCTGTTAGAATGCTCCCTAGTCTAAAAACAAAATAGGGTATACGCATCAACAGCATTTAAGTCCGATCAGCTCCTACTGGTGGCTGGGCCATCAGCATCGGGTGTTAACTGATAGCCTGGGTTTAATGGGAAGGCTTTGATAATTGGTGGATGCGAGGGCTCCACCCACCCCACTTTATCATGACAAGCTTTCTTTCAACATGTTCCATCTGCCACTCGCATGCGTCCCTGTCAATCATCTTAATCCTCATCAATATTGCAAATACTACCCTTGATCAAGTAGTGCACCAAAGTACGATATTTCGGGTACTTTTCATGTACAGGAGAGGTAGATTAATGGAAGGCATACATCTTTATGTACGTAATTATGTATTTAGTTGTGTCGGTGGCCACAATTATCTCGTAATTAATTACAAATGGTGGAAACAGCAGAATCATCAACCCAGGCCTCAGTTGACTTAATTCCACTCACAAAAAGGGGTTTGTTTGTGGATATGGAATGAACTACGGCCATCCCATTTCAAAGGAATGTCATAAAACACACCTCTGAATTGGCATTTGCTAATTGTAGCGTTTCAATCTAGTCAACCCGCTGCTTTAATTTCATGTGTAATCACTTCTGTCAACCATGAGTGGGTGTTTGTGACTTGGAATAAAGGTGCCACCACTCTACCCTTTCAATTGATGAAAACCGACCAAAACTTATCCCAAACAAAAGAAGTAAACTGACTACGTTCTCTTTTAagtcttcacttttttttttttttttttttttgttccttaaATTTGATATCATGCATGGTGTTTTTTGTGgtgtgatttccaaccatgttATTTGATTTAGGCAAAAAATGAGATAAGATTCAAGGCGTTCTGAGTACACTCGTGAATTCATAGTATAAAGTGATCTTATCCACTTTAAAAATAATGGAGAAAAGTGGGTGTATGGTGCGTGGTGTCTTCGGTTCCTGAGACCATGTAAGCTTTCAGAGCCACAGGCTGAGAAGGATGCAGCTGGCTTCTCCACTCACTGCCGCGTGTCAAATGGATGACACTGCTGCTCATGATGCGAAAGCCCAAAAGCGATAGTGGCCCTTTGCGCTTTTACGCTTCTTTCACACCCAGGGCCACATGCTCGACATCCACCATGCCACGCAATCGTCTGACGGCCCACTCTCACCATAGGTGGGCCTAAAACTTGCGGGGCCCAAGTAGGGGGAGACTCTTAAGGGAACATAGCCCACGTGGGCTAACATGCTATGACTGATAAAGATGTCCACGTCATCAAATTAACGGAATGTACGATCCTCCATTATCTTTTTCTGTAGCTGCTGATTCGCGGCCGCCAACAGCCTAGGTCACCGTGTTACCACGTGAGCATTATTGACGGGTTTGGTCGTTGGCCGCCGGCAAATCCCGGCGGGCTTTACGGTTACGAAAACCAAAGGCGGTTTATGCGGGCGTCTCTTTTGCAtttgtttatttgataaatGTTTTGTCATTGTCACTATTTTTCAACAACTGATTTTGTAACTTTCTAGTTTCTTCCCTCCCTCCatcctctttatttatttatttttaaatattttaataattgcAGCTCCATACAATTTATTATGGATTGAGTACCCGGAAGACATTTtcttaattatgattaaaaatatcattatcttcttttttgttttatgcttAAAGTCAATCTGCCTCCCCAAGACGTTTTCTTTATCGTTTTATGCTTAAAGCCAATGTGCCTCACGTGATTAGCATTATGCATAAAAGGGAAGAATATCCGCTTAATGATGAGATTTAAAGTCGAAACAATTTTAagtgataaaatataataattaatttatttttaaatttacgTATCTATCCTAATAAAGATTTTTGGAAcgttaaaatatgatttatgaaaaaagtaacaGAAAGGAAATCTTATGGGGCCACATGAAAAAAGAAGGTTGTACGTACTAATAATTAATTAGGGCGCAtctctgtaaaaaaaaaaggggattaAAGCTGAATTAAATGAAAAGCAAACCTAGCTATTTGAACGGCTCCAACAAACAGCAACAAAAAGGTCATCTGTGATAGCGAAAGAATATTACAAAAGTGTCATAATTTTCAACATCATACTGATAGGTCTTTATGGTCAAAGAAAGTGTCGGTGTGTATTATGATCAGTGTTAAGTTATTAATTAGTATTTCATGcagatatttttttgttaattttcaaTGATTCAATACGTAAATCACGTACGCAAAATTTGGCTCAGTTTTGTGATGAAGAGGTCCTTTTTTTCTGCGCGTCTTTGGTTTTTCCATAGATGGGGTTGTGAATTTCAACTCCTGTGTAAGTACGAGTTGTTGTATTTGTTTATGTCAAAATGAGAGGATTAGTAGAGGTGAGGGTGAAGATTATAGGATTGGAACATGGAGAATGAGAAATAATGAAGGAGGTGGACCCAATTATCCCGGCTTTATTCCTTTATAATCCCACTCCCTTCTCTCAACTTTCTCActactttttcttctcttctctgtttttcttattttcaagaCGGGAGAAAGCTATGGCAATTCCTCTCTCTGTTCTTCTCTTCCTCCTGCCTCTTCTGTCTCCAACCTTCATTTCCTCTTCGCCGGTTCAAGATCCTGAGCTAGTAGTAGAAGAAGTGCACAAGTATGAATGCGTTACATATATTTGAACAGTCGGTAATTAATTAACAATgtctcacctttttttttttttttttctaaatcttgTTGCTGCAGGAGGATCAATGCTTCAAGGAGGAACTTGGGGTTCCTGTCTTGCGGAACCGGCAACCCCATCGACGACTGCTGGCGGTGCGACCCAGATTGGGAAAAGAACCGCCAGGGTTTGGCTGACTGCTCAATCGGGTTTGGGAGGCATGCCATAGGCGGAAGAGATGGGGAGATTTACGTGGTGACAGACTCAGGGGACTATGACCCTGTGAACCCTAAGCCTGGCACTCTGAGATATGCAGTGATCCAAAAGGAGCCATTGTGGATCATTTTCCAGAGGGATATGGTGATCAAACTGAAGGAAGAGCTGATCATGAACTCGTTCAAGACCATCGACGGAAGAGGCGCCAGCGTCCACATTGCGGGAGGGCCGTGCATTACTATCCAGTACGTGACCAACATTATCATTCATGGCCTCAACATACACGACTGCAAGCAAGGAGGAAACGCCAATGTGAGGGACTCCCCCGACCATTACGGGTGGAGGACGATATCAGACGGGGATGGGGTGTCCATATTCGGGGGAAGCCATGTTTGGGTGGACCACTGCTCTCTCTCCAACTGCAATGACGGACTGGTGGATGCCATCCATGGATCCACGGCCAtcaccatctccaacaactaCATGACCCATCATAACAAGGTCATGCTATTGGGCCACAGTGATTCCTATACTCAAGACAAGAACATGCAGGTTACCATTGCCTTCAACCATTTTGGAGAAGGTCTCGTCCAGAGAATGCCCAGGTAAAGCTAGCGACAATGGAAACAATTAGGTTCATTGTGTGCATGCCCAATTTCAAACCATTGCTTCCAAAATTAATTCGGTTTTAATTTTAGATGACCAACATAATACTCTCTAAATTCACTCACTTATATTAAGAGGgtaaattgtaaaaaatatcatgaaattttattataatcattattattaaattttttttccatatttacaGATGTCGACACGGCTATTTTCATGTGGTGAATAACGACTACTCGCACTGGGAAATGTACGCTATTGGGGGAAGCGCGGAGCCTACAATTAACAGCCAAGGCAATAGATTTCTTGCTCCTGATGACAGATTCAGCAAGGAGGTGAGGACCCACAAAATTGATTTGGGCTAATTCTTGATGCTTATAGCTTTATTCTAAGAACCAATTGCCCTTTTCAGGTAACCAAACATGAGGATGCACCACAGAGCCAATGGAAGAATTGGAATTGGAGATCAGAAGGAGATTTATTGTTAAATGGTGCCTTCTTCACAGCATCAGGGGCCGGAGCTTCTTCTAGTTACGCCAAGGCTTCGAGTTTGGGGGCAAGACCCTCATCTCTTATCACCACTATCACAAATGGGGCTGGTGCACTCAACTGCAAGAAAGGCAAGCGTTGCTGATTGGAGCACCCCGCAGCACTAGTATGAAGGTGAAGACAAGTGCAGTGAAAAATGTTAATAAGGGAGGAAGAAGCTGGAAAGGCCAGCTTGTATTTACAAGTTTGTTGTTTGTTACTCTTTATGATTACAACCACCGCCTTGTttcaaaccaaaagaaaagaaaaccatcACTTTGGGTTCCCTGTTGGGAATAGAATGGGGTAAAGAAGAAACGAAGAGCAGTGACTGTTGATAGATAGAATTTCCAATATATCTGTCCTTACAACATTAAAAGCTCATTGAATTTTCAATGGCTTCATAAAATCAAAgctctctctcattttctttcttgctCTGTTACTGGGGGGGTCCCAGTTGCAGTATCCCTCACATGGGAGTTATAGACTGTGGAACTCCTTTTTGTGGGACCATATTTTGTGGACTAAAACTACACCATCTTTGAAAAAAGTTGCATGAGCATCCACACCCCAGATCCTGCTTCCAAGTAGCAGACCTCCCATCCCTACCATTCAGTCCTCAACAAACAACCAGTGTGCT contains these protein-coding regions:
- the LOC100242302 gene encoding probable pectate lyase 5, with translation MKEVDPIIPALFLYNPTPFSQLSHYFFFSSLFFLFSRREKAMAIPLSVLLFLLPLLSPTFISSSPVQDPELVVEEVHKRINASRRNLGFLSCGTGNPIDDCWRCDPDWEKNRQGLADCSIGFGRHAIGGRDGEIYVVTDSGDYDPVNPKPGTLRYAVIQKEPLWIIFQRDMVIKLKEELIMNSFKTIDGRGASVHIAGGPCITIQYVTNIIIHGLNIHDCKQGGNANVRDSPDHYGWRTISDGDGVSIFGGSHVWVDHCSLSNCNDGLVDAIHGSTAITISNNYMTHHNKVMLLGHSDSYTQDKNMQVTIAFNHFGEGLVQRMPRCRHGYFHVVNNDYSHWEMYAIGGSAEPTINSQGNRFLAPDDRFSKEVTKHEDAPQSQWKNWNWRSEGDLLLNGAFFTASGAGASSSYAKASSLGARPSSLITTITNGAGALNCKKGKRC